From a single Apium graveolens cultivar Ventura chromosome 2, ASM990537v1, whole genome shotgun sequence genomic region:
- the LOC141687007 gene encoding uncharacterized protein LOC141687007 yields MDSWFWKHEKLGQYTVKSDYASIRDAKEQESLVETSWWKKMWNLKMPLKVKHIIWRVARNVMPTKDQLILKRVPVIERCPMCDIENETVSWIASTLQQYNAKKAQEWKNAQDRSYDISLGFMTNKDAKENWEHPWEGTVKVNVDDSIFENPESYCVSMIAHNFRGDVGELMASSRSGRIDPEMPEAIGVKEALIWAKEKSKQPVMVETDCLYVLQAIRCSSVNLSYLGRLIEECKTLVSELKQRNITLMFVK; encoded by the exons ATGGACTCTTGGTTCTGGAAACATGAAAAGTTAGGGCAATATACCGTGAAATCAGATTATGCCTCAATTCGAGATGCTAAGGAACAAGAAAGCTTGGTGGAAACTAGCTGGTGGAAAAAGATGTGGAATTTAAAGATGCCATTAAAAGTGAAACACATTATATGGAGAGTGGCTAGGAATGTAATGCCAACAAAAGATCAACTGATACTGAAAAGAGTCCCAGTAATAGAGCGGTGTCCCATGTGCGACATTGAGAATGAGACAGT TAGCTGGATTGCTAGTACGTTGCAGCAGTACAATGCAAAAAAAGCTCAGGAG TGGAAGAATGCTCAAGACAGGTCATACGATATTTCTCTTGGCTTTATGACCAATAAGGACGCCAAGGAGAATTGGGAACACCCATGGGAAGGTACTGTTAAAGTTAATGTCGATGATTCAATTTTTGAAAATCCTGAGTCGTATTGCGTATCCATGATAGCTCATAATTTTAGAGGGGATGTGGGGGAATTAATGGCTAGCAGTAGGAGTGGACGGATAGATCCAGAGATGCCCGAAGCTATTGGCGTCAAAGAAGCATTAATCTGGGCCAAAGAAAAATCTAAACAACCAGTGATGGTGGAGACTGACTGCCTTTATGTGCTTCAAGCAATTCGCTGCTCATCTGTTAATCTGTCCTATCTTGGTAGATTAATAGAGGAATGCAAAACCTTGGTTTCTGAATTAAAACAACGTAACATAACGTTAATGTTTGTCAAATGA
- the LOC141687015 gene encoding uncharacterized protein LOC141687015 — protein sequence MAATHDIIQAMNNILIEDEEEGGIAIDDSEVTKEDECLSELDVNLCLVGRFINEGVVDFTTMKHILTSLWKPERVLKEVGNYVGFFIESCPKNFTGVWREYMRIRVTIDLSNPLKRRMKIRRSGGDWLWITFKYENVPTFCFIYGLIGHSENFCSSHFEMAKEDIVQPYGAWMTAPPRRQTNLGHLENIMGDTNIVLVSKKKDTVNMQDLRPISLCNVAYKVISKRKTQGKLGWVALKLDMSKAYDRVEWVFLWKMLKQMGCSDEVIRLFMEYDTYIYCKAKESEVEHVIDMLSIFEKATRQKVNVEKSYIFFTRSIDHSVRNVICNMLNFKEANSGTKYLGLPNIIRRNMNAVLGYLTDRLKEKVEGWDKKSLSRSAKEMLLKTVAQTLPNYAMSMFWFQQHLCNEMEKIMNKFWWRGSKKKSTGIHWMNWDRICEMKSIGGLGFRKLREFNLALLGKQGWRLMVNPNSLVSKVYKARYYPESAMLTAKLEGIPSYIWRSIMEARVLLKQGVVRRVGKDTAISIVKDPWLPDKDPYIHIISEVFRDRTVDALMDQNQINWDVDLIKKTYLRKGCTTDTVNTSATC from the exons ATGGCGGCAACACACGATATTATCCAAGCTATGAATAATATTCTAATAGAGGATGAAGAAGAGGGTGGCATTGCAATTGATGATTCTGAGGTAACAAAGGAGGACGAGTGCCTATCGGAACTCGATGTCAATCTGTGTCTAGTAGGCAGATTTATCAATGAAGGGGTTGTTGATTTCACAACAATGAAGCATATCCTGACATCACTATGGAAACCTG AAAGAGTGTTGAAGGAGGTAGGAAACTATGTAGGATTTTTCATTGAGTCATGTCCTAAGAACTTTACAGGTGTGTGGCGTGAGTATATGCGGATAAGAGTCACAATAGATCTCTCTAACCCACTAAAGAGGAGAATGAAAATAAGGAGATCAGGTGGAGACTGGTTATGGATTACATTCAAATACGAGAATGTTCCTACATTCTGTTTCATATATGGTCTAATCGGACATTCAGAAAATTTTTGCAGCAGTCACTTTGAAATGGCGAAGGAGGACATAGTTCAACCATATGGGGCATGGATGACAGCTCCTCCTCGAAGACAAACTAATTTG GGTCATTTAGAGAATATTATGGGGGATACAAACATTGTTCTAGTTTCGAAGAAGAAAGATACAGTCAATATGCAGGACTTGCGCCCTATTTCACTATGCAATGTAGCATACAAAGTCATTTCAAAG CGTAAAACACAAGGAAAGCTGGGATGGGTGGCTCTTAAATTGGATATGAGTAAAGCCTATGACCGAGTAGAATGGGTTTTTTTATGGAAAATGTTAAAGCAAATGGGCTGTAGTGATGAGGTTATCAGGCTTTTTATGGAAT ACGATACTTATATCTATTGCAAAGCGAAGGAGTCCGAGGTTGAACATGTTATTGACATGTTAAGCATCTTTGAGAAAGCCACAAGACAAAAGGTCAATGTAGAGAAATCGTACATTTTTTTCACTCGAAGTATTGATCATAGTGTCAGAAATGTGATATGCAATATGTTGAACTTTAAGGAGGCTAACAGCGGTACAAAATACCTAGGTCTCCCTAATATCATTAGGAGAAACATGAATGCAGTGTTGGGTTACTTGACGGACCGTTTGAAAGAAAAAGTAGAGGGATGGGATAAAAAAAGTCTATCGAGAAGTGCAAAGGAGATGTTGTTGAAAACTGTAGCACAAACACTTCCGAATTATGCTATGAGCATGTTTTGGTTCCAACAACATTTGTGTAACGAGATGGAGAAAATCATGAATAAATTCTGGTGGAGAGGATCAAAAAAGAAAAGCACAGGGATTCATTGGATGAATTGGGATCGCATATGTGAAATGAAATCTATCGGTGGCCTTGGTTTCAGGAAGCTCCGGGAATTTAATTTAGCCCTTCTTGGAAAGCAGGGATGGAGACTTATGGTTAATCCGAACAGTCTTGTTAGCAAAGTGTATAAAGCAAGATATTATCCTGAAAGCGCTATGTTGACGGCAAAACTGGAAGGCATCCCAAGCTACATATGGAGATCGATCATGGAAGCACGAGTCTTACTCAAACAAGGAGTAGTACGCCGTGTAGGGAAAGACACTGCTATCAGTATAGTGAAGGATCCCTGGTTACCAGACAAAGATCCTTATATTCACATAATCAGTGAGGTTTTTAGGGATAGAACAGTCGATGCCCTGATGgatcaaaatcaaattaattgGGATGTTGACTTAATTAAAAAGACATATTTGAGGAAGGGATGCACGACTGATACTGTCAATACCTCTGCAACATGCTGA